The Streptomyces pactum genome contains a region encoding:
- a CDS encoding NHLP family bacteriocin export ABC transporter peptidase/permease/ATPase subunit has product MSTAQETRGRRRAAPPKRRVPGSRTKSVRTPTVLQMEAVECGAASLAMVLGHYGRHVPLEELRIACGVSRDGSRASNLLKAARGYGFTAKGMQMDLAALAEVTAPAILFWEFNHYVVYDGMGRRFGRRGVFVNDPGKGRRFVSLEEFDGSFTGVVLTMEPGEDFTRGGRRPGVLGAMPARLRGTAGTLPAALLASLLLVAVGAAVPALSRTYIDMFLIGGQTSLLGVLFASMAACVLLTIVLTWLQQANLLHGRIISSTLSSARFLRHLLRLPVTFFSQRSPADLVQRLQSNDAVAETLARDLAAAGVDAIVVVLYAVLLYTYDPQLTFVGIGVALLNILAMRIVIRLRATRTAKLRADTARLTNTAYTGLQLIETMKATGGEDGYFRKWAGQHATTLEEQQRLGVPSAWLGVVAPTLATLNSGLILWIGGMRAVEGHISVGLLVAFQALVVRFTAPLTRLNGVAGRIQDFAADVARLKDVENFRADPLYDRPAGIDSTRRLHGHVELQNVSFGYNPLDKPLLTGFDLTVGPGQQVALVGGSGSGKSTVSRLISGLYAPWDGVIRIDGQRLEDIPRGALASSVSFVDQDVFLFEGSVRDNVALWDPSVPDDAVVDALRDAALYDVVMRRPGGVHSRVEQDGRNFSGGQRQRLEIARALVRRPSILVLDEVTSALDAETELVVMDNLRRRGCACVVIAHRLSTVRDSDEIVVLQHGTVVERGRHEELVAHGGAYAALVRER; this is encoded by the coding sequence GTGAGCACCGCACAGGAGACCCGGGGCAGACGCCGCGCCGCCCCGCCCAAGCGCAGGGTGCCCGGGAGCCGGACGAAGAGCGTCCGCACCCCCACCGTCCTCCAGATGGAGGCCGTGGAGTGCGGCGCCGCCTCCCTCGCGATGGTGCTCGGCCACTACGGCAGGCACGTCCCGCTGGAGGAGCTGCGCATCGCCTGCGGCGTCTCCCGCGACGGCTCGCGCGCCAGCAACCTGCTCAAGGCCGCGCGCGGTTACGGCTTCACCGCCAAGGGCATGCAGATGGACCTGGCCGCCCTCGCCGAGGTGACGGCACCGGCCATCTTGTTCTGGGAGTTCAACCACTACGTCGTCTACGACGGCATGGGGCGCCGCTTCGGCCGCCGCGGGGTGTTCGTCAACGACCCCGGCAAGGGACGCCGCTTCGTGTCCCTGGAGGAGTTCGACGGGTCCTTCACCGGCGTCGTCCTGACCATGGAGCCCGGCGAGGACTTCACCCGGGGCGGCCGCAGGCCCGGCGTGCTCGGCGCGATGCCGGCCCGGCTGCGCGGCACCGCGGGCACCCTGCCCGCCGCCTTGCTGGCGAGCCTGCTGCTGGTGGCGGTGGGCGCGGCGGTGCCCGCGCTCAGCCGCACCTACATCGACATGTTCCTCATCGGGGGGCAGACCTCGCTGCTCGGCGTGCTGTTCGCGTCGATGGCCGCCTGCGTACTGCTCACGATCGTGCTGACCTGGCTCCAACAGGCGAACCTGCTGCACGGCCGCATCATCTCCTCCACCCTCTCCAGCGCCCGCTTCCTGCGCCATCTGCTGCGGCTGCCGGTGACCTTCTTCTCCCAGCGCAGCCCGGCCGACCTGGTGCAACGCCTCCAGTCCAACGACGCCGTCGCCGAGACGCTGGCCCGTGACCTCGCGGCGGCGGGCGTGGACGCGATCGTCGTGGTCCTGTACGCCGTACTCCTGTACACGTACGACCCCCAGCTCACGTTCGTCGGGATCGGCGTGGCGCTGCTCAACATCCTCGCGATGCGGATCGTCATCCGGCTGCGCGCGACCCGCACGGCGAAGCTGCGGGCGGACACGGCCCGGCTGACGAACACCGCGTACACCGGCCTCCAGCTCATCGAGACGATGAAGGCGACCGGCGGCGAGGACGGCTACTTCCGCAAGTGGGCGGGGCAGCACGCCACGACCCTGGAGGAGCAGCAGCGGCTCGGGGTGCCGAGCGCCTGGCTGGGCGTGGTCGCGCCGACCCTCGCGACGCTCAACAGCGGGCTGATCCTGTGGATCGGCGGCATGCGCGCGGTCGAGGGACACATCTCGGTCGGTCTGCTGGTCGCCTTCCAGGCGCTGGTGGTCCGCTTCACGGCCCCGCTGACCCGGCTGAACGGTGTCGCGGGCCGCATCCAGGACTTCGCGGCCGACGTCGCGCGGCTCAAGGACGTGGAGAACTTCCGGGCCGACCCGCTCTACGACCGTCCCGCCGGGATCGACTCCACCCGCCGGTTGCACGGCCACGTCGAGCTGCAGAACGTCTCCTTCGGCTACAACCCGCTGGACAAGCCCCTGCTCACCGGCTTCGACCTGACCGTCGGCCCGGGGCAGCAGGTGGCCCTGGTCGGCGGCTCGGGCAGCGGCAAGTCCACGGTGTCCCGGCTGATCTCCGGGCTGTACGCCCCTTGGGACGGCGTGATCCGCATCGACGGGCAGCGTCTGGAGGACATCCCGCGTGGGGCGCTGGCGTCCTCCGTCTCCTTCGTCGACCAGGACGTGTTCCTCTTCGAGGGCTCCGTACGCGACAACGTGGCGCTGTGGGACCCGTCGGTCCCGGACGACGCGGTGGTGGACGCCCTGCGCGACGCCGCGCTGTACGACGTGGTGATGCGCCGCCCGGGCGGCGTCCACAGCCGGGTCGAGCAGGACGGCCGCAACTTCTCCGGCGGGCAGCGCCAACGCCTGGAGATCGCGCGGGCCCTGGTGCGCCGGCCCAGCATCCTCGTCCTCGACGAGGTGACCAGCGCCCTGGACGCGGAGACCGAACTGGTGGTCATGGACAACCTGCGCCGGCGCGGCTGCGCCTGTGTGGTGATCGCGCACCGGCTCAGCACCGTGCGGGACAGCGACGAGATCGTGGTGCTCCAGCACGGCACGGTCGTGGAGCGGGGCCGGCACGAGGAACTGGTCGCGCACGGCGGCGCCTACGCGGCGCTGGTCAGGGAGCGTTGA
- a CDS encoding iron-containing redox enzyme family protein — MEYDFEGPRLPTARGPLSAAVGAYLLGKGPLPGAGDAAAAQAYGDDLQLALYQCYELHYRGFAGVSPGLEWDPGLLRTRAALEQRFLSALRADTQVHDSVRDAVGALLVEPVDGYGVSHFLRDEGELWHLREYAAQRSLYHLKEADPHAWVLPRLWGRPKAAMAAVEFDEYGGGRPDRVHARLFAGLMADLGLETTYGAHLDAASAECLVTVNMMSLFGLHRALRGALVGHFAAVEITSSPGSRRLAEAMRRTGAGSAAEHFYDEHVEADAVHEQIVRHEVIDGLLEQEPHLAADVAFGIDATGYVEDRFGARLLADWRAGRSSLRTPLPDQSHETSETSHIS; from the coding sequence ATGGAGTACGACTTCGAAGGACCACGGTTGCCGACGGCCCGGGGCCCCCTCTCCGCGGCCGTCGGCGCGTATCTGCTCGGAAAGGGCCCGCTGCCCGGCGCGGGAGACGCCGCGGCCGCGCAGGCGTACGGCGACGACCTCCAGCTCGCCCTGTACCAGTGCTACGAGCTGCACTACCGGGGTTTCGCCGGTGTCTCCCCCGGCCTCGAGTGGGACCCCGGCCTGCTGCGCACCCGGGCGGCGCTGGAGCAGCGCTTCCTGTCCGCGCTGCGCGCCGACACCCAGGTCCACGACAGCGTGCGGGACGCGGTCGGCGCCCTGCTCGTCGAGCCGGTCGACGGATACGGCGTCAGCCACTTCCTGCGGGACGAGGGCGAGTTGTGGCACCTGCGCGAGTACGCGGCCCAGCGCTCCCTGTACCACCTGAAGGAGGCCGACCCGCACGCCTGGGTGCTGCCGCGGCTGTGGGGGCGTCCGAAGGCGGCGATGGCGGCGGTGGAGTTCGACGAGTACGGCGGCGGCCGGCCCGACCGGGTGCACGCCCGCCTGTTCGCCGGCCTGATGGCGGACCTGGGCCTGGAGACGACTTACGGGGCCCATCTCGACGCGGCGTCCGCCGAGTGCCTGGTCACGGTGAACATGATGTCCCTGTTCGGCCTGCACCGGGCCCTGCGCGGCGCCCTGGTGGGCCATTTCGCCGCGGTCGAGATCACCTCGTCGCCCGGCTCCCGGCGGCTCGCCGAGGCCATGCGCCGGACGGGCGCCGGGTCCGCCGCCGAGCACTTCTACGACGAGCACGTCGAGGCCGACGCGGTGCACGAGCAGATCGTGCGGCACGAGGTGATCGACGGTCTGCTGGAGCAGGAACCGCACCTCGCGGCGGACGTCGCCTTCGGGATCGACGCCACCGGCTACGTCGAGGACCGATTCGGCGCCCGGCTGCTCGCCGACTGGCGGGCCGGCCGGTCGTCCCTGCGCACCCCGCTGCCCGACCAGTCCCACGAGACTTCCGAAACCTCCCATATTTCTTGA
- a CDS encoding protease inhibitor — protein sequence MRNTARWAATLGLTATAVCGPLAGASLASPATAPASLYAPSALVLTVGHGESAATAAPVRAVTLTCAPKASGTHPAAETACAELRGAGGDFDALTADSGVLCTREYAPVVVTVDGVWQGRHVSYERTFANECVKNAGSASVFTF from the coding sequence ATGCGGAACACCGCGCGCTGGGCAGCGACTCTGGGCCTGACGGCAACCGCCGTCTGCGGGCCCCTCGCCGGGGCCTCCCTCGCCTCCCCGGCCACCGCCCCCGCGTCGCTCTACGCCCCCTCGGCCCTCGTGCTGACCGTGGGGCACGGAGAGAGCGCTGCCACCGCCGCCCCGGTACGCGCGGTCACCCTGACCTGCGCCCCGAAGGCCTCCGGAACCCACCCCGCCGCCGAGACGGCCTGCGCGGAACTGCGTGGCGCGGGCGGCGACTTCGACGCCCTGACCGCCGACTCCGGCGTGCTGTGCACCCGGGAGTACGCCCCCGTCGTCGTCACCGTCGACGGGGTCTGGCAGGGCCGGCACGTCTCCTACGAGCGCACCTTCGCCAACGAGTGCGTGAAGAACGCGGGCAGCGCGAGCGTCTTCACGTTCTGA
- a CDS encoding NHLP bacteriocin export ABC transporter permease/ATPase subunit, giving the protein MRAVHEGQGDLVLGALGSLGTRVDCAGFGRLDLEGPQVLWLVASGAVDLFAVDAGEQGHWHHLGRLEAGSVLLGPVTGPQHTLVARPLRDCVVHRIGLRELYQPAHTQTWSYDEYGTPQYVPPTTSPLEYALALGVGRSLTVLFQAPMATERAAAPTDDDVFWMQVPPGSVQYGAVYGEEAAADLLMDPSLWQSMVDQQYRLLTTLDRWIEQLERTHETRTAAGIKAGEAVRAQADRTLLASIGKRSGRRATAADADATYAACELVARAAGIPLAEPARSGTESDRLDPVERIAVASRVRTRTVRLEGRWWRDDVGPLVGHRALSGAPVALLWRRGGYAAVHPATGRETPVERANAEEFEPRAVMFYRPLPERRLSPLRLLRFCMAGTRGDLTGLLLAGLVTVAIGALVPIATGKVLGEFVPKAQTELIVQVCLAVMLSSVVAAAFMLLQNLTILRLEGRVEATLQPAVWDRLLRLPTRFFTERSTGELASAAMGISAIRRLLAGVGPTVAQSVTVGAMNLGLLLWYSVPMALAAIGMLVVVAAVFLALGLWQVRWQRRLVKLTNKLNNQAFQTLRGLPKLRVAAAENYAYAAWAEQFARSRELQQQAGRVKNLNAVLGAVYLPLCTLLMFMLLAGPARGSMSAAEFLTFNASVTMLLTSVTQLTGAFVSAVAALPLFEEIRPVLDATPEVRTASTRPGPLSGAIEARRLSFRYTDDGPLVLDDVSFAIRPGEFVAVVGPSGCGKSTLLRLLIGFDRPLSGSVLYDGQDLAALDQSAVRRQCGVVLQHAQPFTGSILDVICGTEPYTPEEAMAAAEMAGLAEDIRRMPMGLHTIVSGSGAVSGGQRQRLMIAQALIRRPRILFFDEATSALDNETQRTVIESTKALNATRIVIAHRLSTVLDADRVIVMEDGRIAQQGPPAELLADTGGRLHELVRRQLA; this is encoded by the coding sequence ATGAGAGCCGTACACGAAGGACAGGGCGACCTCGTCCTCGGGGCCCTCGGCTCGCTGGGCACCCGTGTCGACTGCGCCGGGTTCGGCCGCCTGGACCTGGAGGGTCCGCAGGTGCTGTGGCTGGTGGCGTCCGGCGCGGTGGACCTGTTCGCGGTCGACGCCGGGGAACAGGGCCACTGGCACCATCTGGGCCGCCTGGAGGCGGGCTCGGTCCTGCTCGGCCCGGTCACCGGGCCCCAGCACACGCTGGTCGCGCGTCCGCTGCGGGACTGCGTGGTGCACCGCATCGGACTGCGCGAGCTGTACCAGCCGGCGCACACCCAGACCTGGTCGTACGACGAGTACGGCACCCCCCAGTACGTACCGCCCACGACGAGCCCGCTGGAGTACGCCCTCGCCCTCGGGGTGGGCCGCAGCCTGACCGTGCTCTTCCAGGCGCCGATGGCCACCGAGCGGGCCGCGGCACCCACGGACGACGACGTGTTCTGGATGCAGGTCCCGCCGGGCAGCGTGCAGTACGGGGCGGTGTACGGCGAGGAGGCGGCCGCCGACCTGCTGATGGACCCGTCGCTGTGGCAGAGCATGGTCGACCAGCAGTACCGGCTGCTGACCACGCTGGACCGCTGGATCGAGCAGCTCGAGCGCACCCACGAGACCCGTACGGCGGCCGGTATCAAGGCCGGTGAGGCGGTGCGCGCCCAGGCCGACCGGACGCTGCTGGCGTCCATCGGCAAGCGGTCGGGGCGGCGCGCCACGGCCGCCGACGCCGACGCCACGTACGCGGCCTGCGAACTGGTCGCCCGCGCCGCCGGCATCCCGCTCGCCGAGCCCGCCCGAAGCGGCACGGAGAGCGACCGGCTCGACCCGGTGGAGCGGATCGCCGTCGCCTCGCGCGTGCGCACCCGGACCGTGCGGCTGGAGGGCCGCTGGTGGCGGGACGACGTCGGGCCGCTGGTCGGCCACCGGGCCCTGTCGGGCGCGCCGGTGGCGCTGCTGTGGCGGCGCGGCGGCTATGCGGCCGTCCATCCGGCGACCGGCCGGGAGACGCCGGTCGAGAGGGCGAACGCCGAGGAGTTCGAGCCGCGTGCGGTGATGTTCTACCGGCCGCTGCCCGAACGCCGGCTCAGTCCGCTGCGGCTGCTGCGCTTCTGTATGGCGGGCACGCGCGGTGATCTGACCGGGCTGCTGCTCGCCGGACTGGTGACCGTGGCGATCGGCGCGCTGGTGCCGATCGCCACCGGCAAGGTGCTCGGCGAGTTCGTGCCGAAGGCGCAGACCGAGCTGATCGTGCAGGTCTGTCTCGCGGTGATGCTGAGCAGTGTCGTCGCGGCGGCCTTCATGCTGCTGCAGAACCTCACCATCCTGCGGCTGGAGGGCCGTGTCGAGGCGACCCTGCAGCCCGCGGTGTGGGACCGGCTGCTGCGGTTGCCGACGAGGTTCTTCACCGAGCGTTCCACCGGTGAGCTGGCGAGCGCCGCCATGGGCATCAGCGCGATCCGCCGGCTGCTGGCGGGCGTCGGTCCGACGGTGGCCCAGTCGGTGACCGTCGGGGCGATGAACCTGGGCCTGCTGCTCTGGTACAGCGTGCCGATGGCACTCGCGGCGATCGGCATGCTGGTGGTCGTCGCCGCCGTGTTCCTGGCGCTCGGCCTGTGGCAGGTGCGCTGGCAGCGGCGGCTGGTCAAGCTCACCAACAAGCTGAACAACCAGGCCTTCCAGACCCTGCGCGGGCTGCCCAAGCTGCGCGTCGCCGCGGCCGAGAACTACGCGTACGCGGCGTGGGCGGAGCAGTTCGCGCGCAGCCGTGAGCTCCAGCAGCAGGCGGGACGCGTCAAGAACCTGAACGCGGTGCTCGGCGCGGTGTACCTGCCGCTGTGCACGCTGCTGATGTTCATGCTGCTGGCCGGTCCGGCGCGCGGTTCGATGTCGGCGGCGGAGTTCCTCACCTTCAACGCGTCGGTGACGATGCTGCTGACCTCGGTCACCCAGCTCACCGGCGCGTTCGTGTCGGCGGTGGCCGCGCTGCCGCTGTTCGAGGAGATCAGGCCGGTCCTGGACGCCACGCCCGAGGTGCGCACGGCGAGCACCCGGCCGGGGCCGCTGTCCGGGGCGATCGAGGCGCGGCGGCTGTCGTTCCGGTACACCGACGACGGGCCGCTGGTCCTGGACGACGTGTCCTTCGCGATCCGGCCGGGCGAGTTCGTGGCCGTCGTCGGTCCCAGCGGCTGCGGCAAGTCCACCCTGCTGAGGCTGCTCATCGGCTTCGACCGGCCGCTGTCGGGCAGCGTCCTGTACGACGGCCAGGACCTCGCCGCGCTCGACCAGTCGGCGGTGCGCCGCCAGTGCGGGGTGGTGCTCCAGCACGCCCAGCCGTTCACCGGCTCGATCCTGGACGTCATCTGCGGCACCGAGCCGTACACGCCGGAGGAGGCGATGGCGGCGGCCGAGATGGCGGGGCTCGCGGAGGACATCAGGCGGATGCCGATGGGCCTGCACACCATCGTCTCGGGCAGCGGGGCGGTCTCCGGGGGCCAGCGGCAGCGGCTGATGATCGCTCAGGCGCTGATCCGCCGGCCGCGCATCCTCTTCTTCGACGAGGCGACCAGCGCCCTGGACAACGAGACTCAACGCACGGTGATCGAGTCCACCAAGGCCCTCAACGCCACCCGGATCGTCATCGCCCACCGCCTGTCCACGGTGCTGGACGCCGACCGGGTGATCGTGATGGAGGACGGCAGGATCGCCCAGCAGGGCCCGCCCGCCGAGCTGCTCGCGGACACCGGCGGCCGGCTGCACGAGCTGGTGCGGCGGCAGTTGGCCTGA
- a CDS encoding HlyD family efflux transporter periplasmic adaptor subunit — protein sequence MQFRQQALTKLQSPEELDLPVRFARPQGWLVLSVTVVAMAAASVWAVSGSVASTVGAPAILTHGQGSYLLQSPVSGQVTAVLARQGERLPADAPVLKVRTSEGETVVRTVDAGRVSALAATVGQIIQTGANVAAVEKVAHADDPLYATVYVPAENAAAIPAHASVDLTVQSVPTQQYGVLHGEVKSVDRSVQSAQTIAAFLGDSQLGEQFTKEGRPVAVTVRLDTSKSTKSGYDWSSADGPPFELTSMTMAQGSIRLADQRPVDWLLP from the coding sequence GTGCAGTTCCGCCAACAGGCCCTCACAAAACTCCAGTCACCGGAAGAGCTCGACCTTCCGGTGCGTTTCGCCCGCCCGCAGGGCTGGCTGGTGCTGTCCGTGACCGTGGTCGCGATGGCCGCCGCGTCCGTGTGGGCGGTGAGCGGCTCGGTGGCCTCCACGGTCGGCGCGCCCGCCATCCTCACGCACGGCCAGGGCAGTTACCTTCTGCAGAGCCCGGTCTCCGGCCAGGTCACCGCCGTCCTCGCGCGCCAGGGCGAGCGGCTCCCCGCCGACGCCCCGGTGCTGAAGGTGCGTACGAGCGAGGGCGAGACGGTGGTCCGCACGGTCGACGCCGGCCGGGTCAGCGCGCTCGCCGCCACCGTCGGGCAGATCATCCAGACCGGCGCGAACGTCGCCGCGGTCGAGAAGGTCGCCCACGCGGACGACCCGCTCTACGCCACCGTCTACGTCCCCGCCGAGAACGCCGCCGCCATTCCCGCGCACGCCTCCGTCGACCTGACCGTCCAGTCGGTGCCGACCCAGCAGTACGGCGTACTGCACGGGGAGGTGAAGTCGGTGGACCGCTCGGTGCAGTCGGCGCAGACGATCGCCGCCTTCCTCGGCGACAGCCAGCTCGGCGAGCAGTTCACCAAGGAGGGCAGGCCGGTGGCCGTGACGGTCCGGCTGGACACCTCGAAGTCCACGAAGAGCGGCTACGACTGGTCGTCCGCGGACGGGCCGCCGTTCGAGCTGACCTCCATGACCATGGCCCAGGGTTCCATCCGGCTGGCCGACCAGCGACCCGTCGATTGGCTGCTGCCGTGA
- a CDS encoding HemK2/MTQ2 family protein methyltransferase yields MVLPGVYAPQEDTALLAGALSDESLPPGAAVLDVGTGTGALALTAARRGGRVTAVDVSWRAVCAARVNAARAGLRIRVRHGNLFTPVRGESFDLVLANPPYVPAPGGGRRPRGAARAWDAGHDGRLVLDRICREVPAMLRPGGVLLLVQSALSDPERTVGCLREAGLKAAVTRRQRIAFGPVVRGRERWLRQRGLLPPADNEEELVVVRAELPV; encoded by the coding sequence ATGGTGCTACCGGGCGTCTATGCCCCTCAGGAGGACACCGCCCTGCTGGCCGGGGCGCTGTCCGACGAGTCACTCCCGCCGGGCGCGGCCGTACTCGACGTGGGGACCGGCACGGGCGCTCTCGCCCTGACGGCGGCACGGCGGGGCGGCCGGGTGACCGCGGTGGACGTGTCGTGGCGCGCGGTGTGCGCGGCCAGGGTGAACGCCGCGCGTGCCGGGCTGCGGATACGCGTCCGGCACGGGAACCTCTTCACGCCCGTACGCGGTGAGTCGTTCGACCTCGTGCTGGCCAATCCGCCGTACGTTCCGGCGCCGGGCGGTGGCCGCCGGCCACGGGGTGCGGCGCGGGCGTGGGACGCGGGTCACGACGGCCGCCTGGTCCTGGACCGGATCTGCCGGGAGGTGCCGGCGATGCTGCGTCCGGGCGGTGTGCTGCTGCTGGTGCAGTCCGCGCTCAGCGATCCGGAGCGGACCGTCGGGTGTCTGCGCGAGGCCGGTCTGAAGGCGGCGGTGACCAGGCGGCAGCGGATCGCGTTCGGTCCCGTGGTGCGCGGCCGGGAGCGCTGGCTGCGGCAACGCGGGCTGCTGCCCCCGGCCGACAACGAGGAGGAGCTGGTGGTCGTCCGTGCCGAACTCCCCGTCTGA
- a CDS encoding CDGSH iron-sulfur domain-containing protein: MPNSPSDVPHPSGSGSPRRVKVQRRGPLLVEGPVEVELEDGTTVSSDRFRVALCTCRRSRRYPWCDTSHRARSSGTGDGAGPAAKD; the protein is encoded by the coding sequence GTGCCGAACTCCCCGTCTGACGTCCCTCACCCCTCCGGCTCCGGCTCCCCGCGCCGGGTCAAGGTCCAGCGCCGGGGGCCGCTGCTGGTGGAAGGTCCGGTGGAGGTGGAGCTGGAGGACGGGACGACGGTGTCGTCCGACCGGTTCCGGGTCGCGCTGTGCACCTGTCGCCGCAGTCGGCGCTACCCCTGGTGCGACACCAGCCACCGCGCCAGGTCGTCCGGCACCGGTGACGGTGCCGGACCGGCGGCGAAGGACTGA
- a CDS encoding lactate 2-monooxygenase: MAKHWADFQYEIYLNGMTGAVPRLPTDLTRLEELTERRLGPGPVGYVAGSAGDGSTARANRAALDRRRIVPRMLRDVHDRDLSVEVLGRPLPAPLALAPVGVLSIMHPDAEPAAARAAAAQGVPYILSSASSTPMEQVAEAMGDAERWFQLYWPKDREVARSFLDRARAAGYSALFVTLDTPLLAWRPRDLDQAYLPFLHGVGTANYFSDPAFRAGLAKPVHEDPNAAVTHFVGMFSDPAKSWPDLAFLRENWDGPIVLKGVLHPDDARLAADAGMDGVVVSNHGGRQVAGSVAAADALPRVAEAVGDRLTVLFDSGVRTGDDVFKALALGARAVLLGRPYVYGLGLDGQAGVEHVIRCLLAELDLTLALSGHACPATPGPADLVEDPA; encoded by the coding sequence ATGGCGAAGCACTGGGCGGACTTCCAGTACGAGATCTATCTGAACGGGATGACGGGTGCCGTGCCGCGGCTGCCCACCGACCTGACCCGGCTGGAGGAACTCACCGAACGGCGCCTCGGCCCCGGTCCCGTCGGGTACGTCGCGGGCAGCGCGGGTGACGGCAGCACCGCGCGCGCCAACCGGGCGGCCCTCGACCGGCGGCGGATCGTGCCGCGCATGCTGCGGGACGTGCACGACCGCGACCTCTCGGTCGAGGTGCTGGGCCGTCCGCTGCCCGCTCCGCTGGCGCTGGCACCGGTCGGTGTGCTGTCGATCATGCATCCGGACGCGGAGCCGGCCGCCGCCCGGGCCGCCGCCGCGCAGGGTGTGCCGTACATCCTCTCCTCGGCGTCGAGCACACCCATGGAGCAGGTCGCCGAGGCGATGGGCGACGCCGAGCGCTGGTTCCAGCTCTACTGGCCGAAGGACCGCGAGGTGGCCCGCAGCTTCCTGGACCGCGCCAGGGCGGCCGGGTACAGCGCGCTCTTCGTCACGCTGGACACGCCGCTGCTGGCCTGGCGCCCGCGCGATCTGGACCAGGCGTACCTGCCGTTCCTGCACGGGGTGGGCACCGCCAACTACTTCTCCGACCCGGCGTTCCGGGCCGGGCTGGCGAAGCCGGTCCACGAGGATCCGAACGCGGCGGTGACGCACTTCGTCGGCATGTTCTCCGACCCCGCCAAGTCCTGGCCGGACCTGGCGTTCCTGCGGGAGAACTGGGACGGTCCGATCGTCCTCAAGGGCGTCCTGCACCCGGACGACGCCCGGCTCGCCGCCGACGCCGGGATGGACGGTGTGGTGGTCTCCAACCACGGCGGCCGTCAGGTGGCCGGTTCCGTCGCGGCGGCCGACGCCCTGCCGCGCGTGGCGGAGGCGGTGGGCGACCGGCTCACCGTGCTGTTCGACAGCGGCGTCCGCACCGGCGACGACGTCTTCAAGGCGCTCGCGCTCGGCGCGCGGGCGGTGCTCCTCGGCCGCCCCTACGTCTACGGGCTGGGCCTGGACGGCCAGGCCGGAGTCGAGCACGTCATCCGCTGCCTGCTCGCCGAACTCGACCTCACGCTGGCCCTGTCCGGGCACGCCTGCCCGGCCACGCCCGGCCCCGCGGACCTCGTCGAGGACCCCGCGTGA